One Mycobacteroides abscessus ATCC 19977 genomic window carries:
- a CDS encoding MmpS family protein — MFRTIRKIWMPLLIAAVVAIGGFAVFRVRGIFGSESFGASADNNAKDAVPYNPKTLVYEIFGEPGAMADVNYFNEDAQPTRVDNVQLPWAFKIVSTLPSLSGNIVAQGNGDQIGCRITVNGEVKMERVSTEHNAYIYCLVKSA; from the coding sequence ATGTTCCGCACTATCCGAAAAATCTGGATGCCGCTCCTGATCGCAGCGGTGGTGGCGATCGGGGGTTTCGCGGTCTTTCGTGTTCGGGGGATCTTCGGATCAGAGTCTTTTGGCGCCTCGGCGGACAACAACGCCAAAGATGCCGTCCCGTACAACCCAAAAACCCTTGTATACGAGATATTTGGCGAACCCGGCGCGATGGCGGATGTGAACTACTTCAACGAGGACGCGCAGCCCACCCGCGTGGACAACGTGCAACTGCCCTGGGCCTTCAAGATCGTCTCCACGCTGCCGTCATTGAGCGGGAACATTGTGGCACAAGGAAATGGCGATCAGATCGGATGCCGAATAACGGTCAACGGTGAGGTCAAGATGGAACGGGTGTCCACTGAGCACAACGCCTACATCTACTGCCTGGTGAAGTCCGCATGA